The Bosea sp. F3-2 genome window below encodes:
- a CDS encoding GlxA family transcriptional regulator, with amino-acid sequence MSTVQLQPASDRPLPATTPVSRLRIGFLLLDQFTLAAFSGLIDVLRLAADHGGRSRQLHASWTVMSLDGEPRRSSCGVSVTPNAGLLDPAGFDYIAVCGGNDYLNDALPESLLGYLRRAAASSVRLLGICTGTFAIARAGLAGPRRVCVHWNVLDAFKERFPKVSAGVERLFIDEGDLITCAGSTAAIDLGLYLVARHCGRDKAQQAMRHMMLQDMRPAEMPQAHFYAELAPNLDVRVQQAAQFIEQRLDNPPPIAAVARYVGVSPRQLERLFGASLGQSPAAFQRKLRLDYAKWLILNSKRSLTDIAMGAGFADSAHLSRDFKAAFGEPPRSLRRAAPARRDG; translated from the coding sequence ATGAGCACCGTGCAGCTCCAGCCAGCCAGCGATCGGCCACTGCCCGCGACAACGCCAGTCTCGCGGCTGCGGATCGGCTTCCTGCTGCTCGACCAGTTCACGCTCGCCGCCTTCTCCGGGCTGATCGACGTGCTGCGTCTGGCGGCTGACCATGGCGGGCGCAGCCGCCAGCTCCATGCCAGCTGGACGGTGATGAGCCTCGACGGCGAGCCGCGGCGTTCGAGCTGCGGCGTCTCGGTCACCCCGAATGCAGGCCTGCTCGACCCCGCCGGCTTCGACTACATCGCCGTCTGCGGCGGCAACGACTACCTCAACGACGCTCTCCCCGAGAGCCTGCTCGGCTATCTGCGCCGGGCGGCTGCCTCCAGCGTGCGACTACTTGGCATCTGCACCGGCACCTTCGCCATCGCCCGTGCTGGCCTCGCCGGCCCGCGCCGGGTCTGCGTGCACTGGAACGTGCTCGACGCCTTCAAGGAGCGCTTCCCCAAGGTCTCGGCCGGGGTCGAGCGGCTCTTCATCGACGAGGGCGACCTGATCACCTGCGCCGGCTCGACCGCCGCGATCGATCTCGGCCTCTATCTCGTCGCGCGCCATTGCGGCCGGGACAAGGCCCAGCAGGCGATGCGGCACATGATGCTGCAGGACATGCGCCCGGCCGAGATGCCGCAGGCGCATTTCTATGCCGAGCTGGCGCCCAATCTCGACGTTCGGGTGCAGCAGGCCGCGCAATTCATCGAGCAGCGGCTCGACAATCCCCCGCCCATCGCCGCGGTGGCGCGCTATGTCGGCGTCAGCCCGCGCCAGCTCGAACGTCTGTTCGGCGCGTCATTGGGCCAGAGCCCGGCCGCCTTTCAGCGCAAGCTCCGGCTCGACTATGCGAAATGGCTGATCCTCAACAGCAAGCGCTCGCTCACGGACATCGCCATGGGTGCCGGCTTTGCCGACAGCGCCCATCTCTCGCGCGACTTCAAAGCCGCGTTCGGTGAACCACCGCGGTCTCTACGCCGGGCCGCTCCGGCACGCAGGGACGGCTGA
- a CDS encoding RidA family protein yields the protein MPGFKAFAIVWLLTGTQAAMSADIERFRLDDASPYKNQFLESLLVPSGTDLLMLSGVTPPVVDATVPDDTVAAYGDTETQTRGILKDIAATLAKRGFAMSDIVKMQAFLVGDPAKGGKADFQAFSKAYLEFFGTSENPNIPVRTRAQVTSLVWPGWLVEIEVIAAKRR from the coding sequence ATGCCGGGCTTCAAGGCTTTCGCCATCGTATGGCTGTTGACGGGAACACAGGCTGCCATGAGTGCCGACATCGAACGTTTCCGCTTGGATGACGCATCGCCGTACAAGAACCAGTTCCTGGAATCGCTGCTGGTTCCCTCCGGGACCGACCTTCTGATGCTGAGCGGAGTGACTCCGCCGGTCGTCGACGCGACGGTTCCAGATGACACCGTCGCCGCCTATGGCGACACCGAGACGCAGACGCGAGGAATCCTCAAGGACATCGCGGCAACGCTCGCCAAACGCGGGTTCGCAATGAGTGACATCGTCAAGATGCAGGCTTTCCTCGTTGGCGATCCCGCTAAGGGCGGCAAGGCCGACTTCCAGGCTTTCTCGAAGGCGTATCTCGAATTCTTCGGCACGTCCGAGAACCCGAATATTCCGGTGCGCACACGTGCTCAGGTCACCAGCCTCGTCTGGCCGGGCTGGCTCGTGGAGATCGAAGTCATCGCGGCAAAGCGGCGCTGA
- a CDS encoding LysR substrate-binding domain-containing protein gives MRKRRLPPLNALRGFDAAARHLSFTKAAEELNLTQGAVSRQVKELELHLGQELFHRFTRRIELTAEGEQFFHSVESMLDELERAAGRFTRRRDRATLTVSVLPTVASVWLMPRLHHFTSQHPEIELRVVSSIEPADLLAHDADVAIRVGRLPGRHYERNQPRIELSMLTRWDGVHADELFPDRLVPVCSPDLIGETGITPADLARWPLIHTSTRRHAWPDWLKAHGVRAAVEIEQTLQFGHFFMSLDAARQGRGIALVPDIVLAHQDGMRELVMPVAGGLDSAGEYYLLIHETRLDERHVQQFRSWALAEAFRARDALPGVTHEPAS, from the coding sequence ATGCGAAAGAGGCGTCTGCCGCCATTGAATGCGTTGCGCGGCTTCGACGCTGCGGCGCGCCACCTGTCCTTCACCAAGGCGGCCGAGGAGCTGAACCTGACGCAGGGTGCGGTCAGCCGTCAGGTCAAGGAGCTGGAACTCCATCTCGGGCAGGAGCTTTTCCACCGCTTCACCCGCAGGATCGAGCTCACCGCCGAGGGTGAGCAGTTCTTCCACAGCGTCGAGAGCATGCTCGACGAGCTCGAGCGCGCCGCTGGCCGCTTCACCCGCCGCCGCGACCGGGCGACGCTGACAGTGTCCGTGCTGCCGACGGTCGCCTCGGTCTGGCTGATGCCACGGCTCCATCACTTCACCAGCCAGCACCCGGAGATCGAGCTGCGGGTCGTTTCCTCGATCGAGCCCGCCGATCTGCTCGCGCACGATGCGGATGTCGCGATCCGTGTCGGCCGGCTGCCCGGCCGGCACTATGAGCGCAACCAGCCGCGCATCGAATTATCGATGCTGACGCGCTGGGACGGGGTCCATGCCGACGAACTCTTTCCGGATCGGCTCGTGCCGGTCTGCTCACCGGACCTGATCGGCGAAACTGGCATCACTCCGGCCGATCTGGCGCGCTGGCCGCTGATCCATACTTCGACGCGCCGCCATGCCTGGCCGGACTGGCTCAAGGCCCATGGCGTGCGCGCCGCGGTCGAGATCGAGCAGACGCTGCAGTTCGGGCACTTTTTCATGTCGCTGGATGCGGCACGGCAGGGCCGCGGCATCGCGCTCGTTCCCGACATCGTGCTGGCACATCAGGACGGGATGCGTGAGCTCGTGATGCCCGTTGCGGGTGGTCTCGACAGTGCGGGCGAGTACTATCTGCTGATCCACGAGACGCGTCTGGACGAGCGCCACGTTCAGCAATTCCGCTCCTGGGCGCTCGCCGAGGCGTTTCGGGCTCGGGATGCGCTGCCCGGGGTCACGCATGAGCCGGCCTCATAG
- a CDS encoding sugar ABC transporter ATP-binding protein, giving the protein MTIEPAIALAMRDITKRYGATCALRSADLALRAGRVHALLGENGAGKSTLVKIIVGAVKPDSGSVALAGKPVAFRSVAEAIAAGIVPIYQHLSLFPELSVLDNLSAFQLAAGRAGLSRNALAGRDEARAWLARVGLDLDLDRPVLSLSLGERQLLEIARGVGRNCRILVLDEPTAALNGAEAERLFVVVRDLCAGGAAVLFISHKFDEIEHLADEVTVLRDGATVIDAAPIGRHDRATLVKAMLGTQVEHEQRSGSARAEPVLIAAGVRMATGHSLDLSVRAGEIVGLAGLVGSGALAIAATMAGATSGAGEIAVGEQRFALGDRREAVRLGVAYVPADRHAEGLFPPVSAIGNASASALSRFSARGLLGKTRERNAIEPLLRRLHLHPARPDAEAASFSGGNQQKLLIARCLALPNLRALVLLEPTRGVDVAARAMIHRAIIEMARSGVAVLIASSDLDELTALCDRYLVVRDGMIAEELPGSASIEAIMAALAGRAAA; this is encoded by the coding sequence ATGACGATCGAGCCAGCGATCGCGCTAGCCATGCGCGACATCACCAAGCGCTACGGTGCGACCTGTGCATTGCGCAGTGCCGATCTCGCCTTGCGCGCCGGCCGTGTCCATGCGCTCCTCGGGGAGAACGGCGCCGGCAAGTCGACCCTGGTGAAGATCATCGTCGGCGCGGTGAAGCCCGACAGTGGCAGCGTCGCCCTTGCCGGCAAGCCAGTCGCCTTCCGCTCGGTCGCCGAGGCGATCGCCGCGGGAATCGTGCCGATCTATCAGCATCTCAGCCTGTTTCCCGAGCTCTCCGTCCTCGACAATCTCTCGGCGTTCCAGCTCGCCGCCGGCCGGGCCGGTCTCAGCCGCAACGCGCTGGCGGGGCGCGACGAGGCCAGGGCCTGGCTCGCCCGGGTCGGGCTCGACCTCGATCTCGACCGTCCGGTTTTATCGCTCTCGCTCGGCGAGCGCCAATTGCTCGAGATCGCCCGCGGTGTCGGCCGCAACTGCCGCATCCTCGTTCTCGACGAGCCCACGGCGGCACTGAACGGCGCCGAGGCCGAGCGGCTCTTCGTCGTGGTGCGCGATCTCTGCGCCGGCGGCGCGGCCGTGCTTTTCATCTCGCACAAATTCGACGAGATCGAACACCTCGCCGACGAGGTCACCGTGCTGCGTGATGGCGCCACCGTGATTGATGCCGCTCCGATCGGCCGGCATGACCGCGCCACGCTGGTCAAGGCGATGCTCGGCACCCAGGTCGAACATGAGCAGCGCTCCGGCAGCGCTCGGGCCGAGCCGGTCCTGATTGCGGCAGGCGTGCGCATGGCGACTGGCCATAGCCTCGATCTTTCCGTGCGAGCCGGCGAGATCGTCGGCCTCGCCGGGTTGGTCGGCTCCGGTGCACTCGCCATCGCCGCCACCATGGCCGGAGCTACGTCCGGTGCCGGCGAGATCGCGGTCGGCGAGCAGCGCTTCGCGCTCGGCGACCGGCGCGAGGCCGTCCGCCTCGGTGTCGCCTATGTCCCGGCCGATCGCCATGCCGAAGGGCTGTTTCCGCCCGTCAGCGCGATCGGCAATGCCTCCGCCAGCGCGCTCTCGCGCTTCTCCGCCCGTGGCCTCCTCGGCAAGACGCGCGAACGCAATGCGATCGAGCCGCTGCTGCGCCGTTTGCATCTGCATCCGGCCCGGCCGGATGCGGAGGCCGCGAGCTTCAGCGGCGGCAATCAGCAGAAGCTTCTGATCGCGCGTTGCCTTGCTCTGCCGAACCTGCGGGCGCTGGTCCTGCTCGAGCCGACGCGGGGCGTCGATGTCGCCGCCCGCGCCATGATCCATCGCGCCATCATCGAGATGGCTCGCAGCGGCGTCGCCGTCCTGATCGCATCGAGCGATCTCGACGAGCTGACGGCGCTCTGCGACCGCTATCTCGTGGTCCGCGACGGGATGATCGCGGAGGAACTGCCGGGTAGCGCCTCGATCGAGGCGATCATGGCCGCGCTCGCCGGAAGGGCCGCGGCATGA
- a CDS encoding ABC transporter permease, producing the protein MSSFPLGDRGPSSMAAILRPPAILVVTALLFALAALTVPRFGTLGNVENVLRIAAILGIVACGQAIVVILAGIEFSFGASAALASVVIAMALPTAGVVGAFLLGGLLIVGVGMLNGLLVARFAVPPVIATLGMLMIASGLAAWLAGGLPIDAPPSNAFSFPARGRVFGIPVPILCAAAAFAALHVLLAKTRLGRGWYLVGANATAARLAGLSVPRLVFAGYAVAGLFCALGAVILTSRVASGQPMLAPNLPFETIAACAVGGLPLGGGRGNVLQVACGVLIVAMLNNIVVLLNLPTAYQLILLGTLVVAAVLLQRDWAFLGQAARVLTAGRRG; encoded by the coding sequence ATGAGCAGCTTTCCTCTCGGCGATCGAGGCCCCTCCAGCATGGCCGCCATCCTGCGTCCGCCCGCCATCCTCGTCGTGACGGCGCTGCTGTTTGCGCTGGCGGCCCTGACGGTGCCGCGCTTCGGCACGCTCGGTAATGTCGAGAACGTTCTGCGCATCGCCGCGATCCTCGGCATCGTCGCCTGCGGTCAGGCCATCGTCGTCATTCTCGCCGGCATAGAGTTCTCCTTCGGCGCCTCGGCGGCGCTGGCGAGTGTCGTCATCGCCATGGCCCTGCCGACGGCCGGAGTCGTCGGCGCCTTCCTCCTCGGCGGCCTGCTGATCGTGGGCGTCGGCATGCTCAATGGCCTGCTCGTCGCCCGCTTCGCTGTGCCGCCGGTGATCGCGACATTGGGCATGCTGATGATCGCCTCCGGTCTCGCCGCCTGGCTTGCCGGTGGCCTGCCGATCGATGCGCCGCCCTCCAATGCCTTCTCCTTCCCGGCGCGCGGCCGCGTCTTCGGCATCCCCGTGCCGATCCTCTGCGCCGCCGCCGCTTTCGCCGCGCTGCATGTGCTGCTTGCGAAAACCCGGCTTGGGCGCGGCTGGTATCTGGTTGGCGCCAATGCGACGGCGGCCAGGCTCGCCGGGCTTTCCGTGCCCCGCCTCGTCTTCGCCGGCTATGCCGTGGCAGGCCTGTTCTGCGCGCTCGGCGCCGTCATCCTGACCAGCCGCGTCGCCTCGGGCCAGCCCATGCTCGCGCCGAACCTGCCCTTCGAGACCATCGCCGCCTGTGCCGTTGGCGGGCTGCCGCTCGGCGGCGGGCGCGGCAATGTCCTGCAGGTCGCCTGCGGCGTGCTGATCGTCGCCATGCTCAACAACATCGTGGTGCTGCTGAACCTGCCGACTGCCTACCAGTTGATCCTACTCGGCACGCTCGTCGTCGCTGCGGTGCTGCTCCAGCGCGACTGGGCCTTCCTCGGCCAAGCCGCCCGCGTGCTGACTGCCGGGAGGCGCGGATGA
- a CDS encoding ABC transporter permease — protein sequence MTPAIAPRLLVAPAGILAAGFVFATIAPGFLSLGNAASVAGQAWVLILLATGQMFALAARGFDISVGAIAAFAGTLAAMAANSFGLAGLLVAPVVGFACGTLNGWLVGRLALQPIVATLGSLVALKGLALLVSDDGQAVPLVEAGHATSLAFDPILGLPPLAWLALGCVLGAQFLLSHATLGKRILMLGANSEAVALVGADAGALQIRAYQLCGLFAGLAGALMTARAGAGLPTEGAGMELQAIAAAIIGGTALSGGVANAIAVAAGAFFVQVVLTGLNLTGVSPFLAQVTVGLVILGSGLMDTALRSLLSRNRQPKDISP from the coding sequence ATGACCCCCGCTATCGCACCTCGTCTCCTGGTCGCACCTGCCGGCATCCTCGCCGCCGGCTTCGTCTTCGCCACGATCGCACCCGGCTTCCTCTCGCTCGGCAATGCCGCCAGCGTCGCCGGACAGGCCTGGGTCCTGATCCTGCTCGCGACCGGACAGATGTTCGCCCTCGCCGCCCGCGGCTTCGACATCTCGGTCGGAGCGATCGCGGCGTTCGCCGGAACGCTCGCCGCCATGGCCGCCAACAGCTTCGGGCTGGCGGGCCTGCTGGTCGCCCCCGTCGTCGGCTTCGCTTGCGGCACCTTGAACGGCTGGCTGGTCGGCCGTCTCGCCCTGCAGCCGATCGTCGCGACGCTGGGCTCGCTGGTCGCGCTGAAGGGCCTTGCCCTGCTGGTCAGCGATGACGGCCAGGCCGTGCCGCTGGTCGAGGCCGGTCACGCCACCAGTCTCGCCTTTGATCCCATTCTTGGCCTGCCGCCGCTGGCCTGGCTCGCCCTCGGCTGCGTTCTCGGCGCCCAGTTCCTCCTGAGCCACGCCACGCTCGGCAAGCGCATCCTGATGCTCGGCGCCAATTCCGAAGCCGTCGCCCTGGTCGGCGCCGATGCCGGCGCGCTGCAGATCCGCGCCTACCAACTCTGCGGCCTTTTCGCCGGACTCGCCGGAGCGCTGATGACGGCGCGGGCCGGCGCCGGCCTGCCGACCGAAGGCGCCGGCATGGAATTGCAAGCGATCGCCGCCGCGATCATCGGCGGGACCGCCCTGTCGGGTGGCGTCGCCAACGCCATCGCGGTCGCTGCCGGCGCCTTCTTCGTCCAGGTCGTGCTGACCGGGCTCAACCTCACCGGGGTCTCACCCTTCCTGGCGCAGGTCACCGTCGGCCTCGTCATCCTCGGCTCCGGCCTGATGGACACGGCCCTCCGCTCGCTTCTTTCCCGCAACCGCCAGCCCAAGGACATATCGCCATGA
- a CDS encoding substrate-binding domain-containing protein → MTSLSRRSLLLASIAAAALAQPALAQEKTIGIAVPNLASSFWISAVYGMESEAKAGGAKVLKLNAGGDANASQQIAQVQDLIQRKVAAIVIGATNGDAVKPIVERAIEAGIPVVGISSPPNTPKLASLVSADHADMGKLQAECLAKAVGGKGTIAMMAGPAGQAWSDLRAQGFREALAKAAPDVKIVAESRLADNRNAALGTAEDWTQRFPDLAGIYAATDDMAAGVVSAFKSASKPVKVSASNFSPTAQQMLKDGDIACTSIQQVVAQGKAAMAQALKAAAKQPVEARVVLPALLVTRENVATVDLSSVVAPADYRP, encoded by the coding sequence ATGACATCCCTGTCCCGCCGTAGCCTCCTGCTCGCCTCGATCGCTGCCGCCGCGCTGGCGCAACCGGCCCTCGCCCAGGAGAAGACGATTGGCATCGCCGTGCCGAACCTTGCCTCCTCCTTCTGGATCTCCGCCGTCTACGGCATGGAGAGCGAAGCGAAGGCCGGCGGCGCCAAGGTGCTGAAGCTCAATGCCGGCGGCGACGCCAATGCCTCGCAGCAGATCGCCCAGGTGCAGGACCTGATCCAGCGCAAGGTCGCGGCGATCGTGATCGGCGCGACCAATGGCGACGCGGTCAAGCCGATCGTCGAGCGCGCGATCGAGGCCGGCATCCCGGTCGTCGGCATCTCCTCGCCGCCGAACACGCCGAAGCTCGCCTCTCTGGTCAGCGCCGACCATGCCGACATGGGCAAGCTCCAGGCCGAATGCCTCGCCAAGGCGGTCGGCGGCAAGGGCACGATCGCGATGATGGCGGGGCCCGCCGGCCAGGCCTGGTCGGACCTGCGCGCCCAGGGCTTCCGCGAGGCGCTGGCCAAGGCGGCGCCCGACGTCAAGATCGTCGCGGAATCGCGCCTTGCCGACAACCGTAATGCCGCGCTCGGCACCGCCGAGGACTGGACGCAGCGTTTCCCCGACCTCGCCGGCATCTATGCCGCGACCGACGACATGGCGGCCGGCGTCGTCTCCGCCTTCAAATCAGCGAGCAAGCCGGTGAAGGTCTCGGCCTCGAATTTCAGCCCGACCGCCCAGCAGATGCTGAAGGACGGCGACATCGCCTGCACCTCGATCCAGCAGGTCGTCGCCCAGGGCAAGGCCGCGATGGCGCAGGCGCTGAAGGCCGCGGCCAAGCAGCCGGTCGAGGCGCGGGTCGTGCTGCCCGCGCTGCTGGTGACGCGTGAGAACGTCGCGACCGTTGATCTCTCCTCGGTCGTCGCGCCGGCCGATTATCGCCCCTGA
- a CDS encoding polysaccharide deacetylase family protein: MLPTPGRFPYSPIVDRPDFTWPGGKRLAVYVALCVEHFSYGSGLGLPYSPGLQHPNTYNWAWREYGNRVGGWRLIELFDEYRLPLSVLLNTACYEHCPELVAAHRRRGDEIVAHGRTNSEHQNGMDVDAERRLIAEATQAIARHEGAAPGGWMSPGAHPSANTEDLLAEAGYGYTMDWPMDDQPVWLKTNSGPLLAMPYPHEVNDVPMVVLHDGTAQAFADMAIDNLDEMLGQSEQQALVYGMTIHTFIVGQPFRIRQFRRVLDHLNKHQDRIWFTTAGACARHYASLFPAPSAG; encoded by the coding sequence ATGCTGCCTACCCCTGGACGTTTCCCCTACTCGCCCATCGTCGACCGGCCTGACTTCACTTGGCCGGGCGGCAAGCGGCTCGCGGTCTATGTCGCGCTCTGCGTCGAGCACTTCTCCTATGGCTCGGGGCTCGGCCTGCCTTATTCGCCGGGGCTCCAGCACCCCAACACCTATAACTGGGCCTGGCGCGAATACGGCAACCGCGTCGGTGGCTGGCGGCTGATCGAGCTCTTCGACGAGTATCGCCTGCCGCTCTCGGTGTTGCTCAACACCGCCTGCTACGAGCACTGCCCGGAACTGGTCGCAGCCCATCGCCGTCGCGGCGACGAGATCGTCGCCCATGGCCGGACCAATTCCGAGCACCAGAACGGCATGGACGTCGATGCCGAGCGCCGGCTGATCGCCGAGGCGACACAAGCGATCGCGAGGCACGAGGGCGCTGCGCCCGGCGGTTGGATGAGCCCCGGCGCCCATCCCAGCGCCAACACCGAGGATCTGCTCGCTGAGGCCGGCTACGGCTACACCATGGACTGGCCGATGGACGACCAGCCGGTCTGGCTGAAGACCAACAGCGGCCCGTTGCTGGCGATGCCCTATCCGCACGAGGTCAACGACGTACCGATGGTCGTGCTGCATGACGGCACGGCGCAGGCCTTCGCCGACATGGCGATCGACAATCTCGACGAGATGCTCGGCCAGTCCGAGCAGCAGGCGTTGGTCTACGGCATGACGATCCACACCTTCATCGTCGGCCAGCCTTTCCGCATCCGGCAGTTCCGCCGGGTGCTCGACCATCTCAACAAGCATCAGGACCGCATCTGGTTCACCACGGCCGGCGCCTGCGCGCGCCATTACGCCAGCCTGTTCCCGGCACCGTCTGCCGGCTGA
- a CDS encoding aspartate dehydrogenase: protein MTSPTAPGAHPRRRVAIAGLGAVGLKIASVLDQGVPGCELTAVSANDRDKARERLSHLSRPIPVVAIDELEGLADIVVECAPAALLPAIAEPFLRAGKTVIVLSSGAILSHEGLVEIARTHGGQIVVPTGALLGLDAVTAAAEGVIRSVRMITRKPVRGLVGAPYLVENNIVLDDVREPTRVFSGTPREAAIGFPANLNVAVALSLAGIGPDRTTLEIWADPALTRNTHTIEVDADSASFSMTIENVPSDNPKTGRITALSVISYLRKLDAPLRIGS from the coding sequence ATGACTTCCCCTACCGCACCCGGCGCGCATCCGCGCCGGCGGGTCGCCATCGCCGGTCTCGGCGCCGTCGGCCTCAAGATCGCCAGCGTGCTCGACCAGGGCGTGCCCGGCTGCGAGCTTACCGCCGTCTCCGCCAACGATCGCGACAAGGCGCGCGAGCGGCTCTCGCATCTCTCCCGGCCGATCCCGGTCGTCGCGATCGACGAGCTCGAGGGCCTCGCCGACATCGTCGTTGAATGCGCACCGGCCGCTTTGCTGCCGGCCATCGCCGAGCCCTTCCTGCGCGCCGGCAAGACGGTGATCGTGCTGAGTTCCGGCGCCATCCTCTCGCATGAGGGCCTCGTCGAGATCGCCCGCACCCATGGCGGCCAGATCGTCGTGCCGACCGGCGCCCTGCTCGGCCTCGACGCCGTCACCGCCGCGGCGGAGGGCGTGATCCGCTCGGTCCGGATGATCACCCGCAAGCCGGTGCGCGGCCTCGTCGGCGCGCCCTATCTCGTCGAGAACAATATCGTCCTGGACGATGTCAGGGAGCCGACACGGGTGTTCAGCGGCACGCCGCGCGAGGCTGCGATCGGTTTCCCGGCCAATCTCAACGTCGCCGTCGCGCTCTCGCTCGCCGGCATCGGGCCGGACCGGACGACGCTGGAGATCTGGGCCGACCCGGCGCTGACCCGCAACACCCACACCATCGAGGTCGACGCCGACTCCGCCAGCTTCTCGATGACGATCGAGAACGTGCCGAGCGACAACCCCAAGACTGGTCGCATCACCGCGCTGTCGGTGATCTCCTACCTGCGCAAGCTCGACGCTCCCCTGCGCATCGGCTCGTAA
- a CDS encoding SDR family oxidoreductase, with protein MDLGIAGRTALVLGAGGGLGRAIARTLAKEGAKVALADIDETALAATAADIAALGVPHLARRWNIGRLDEADGHLTAIGEALGPVDILVNNTGGPPPSLAAGVPPETWTAQFQAMVLSVIALTDKVLPGMRERGFGRIVTSTSSGVIAPIPSLAISNALRLSLVGWSKTLAREVAASGITCNIILPGRIATDRILFLDEQKAKREGRQLADIVAESTGSIPLGRYGTPEEYADVVAFLASARAAYITGSVVRVDGGYLQSI; from the coding sequence ATGGATCTGGGAATTGCTGGACGCACGGCGCTCGTACTGGGCGCCGGCGGCGGGCTCGGCCGCGCCATCGCCAGGACGCTCGCAAAAGAAGGCGCCAAGGTCGCACTCGCCGATATCGACGAGACTGCGCTCGCCGCCACGGCGGCGGATATCGCCGCCCTCGGCGTGCCGCATCTGGCGCGACGCTGGAACATCGGCCGCCTCGACGAGGCCGACGGGCATCTTACCGCGATCGGCGAGGCGCTCGGGCCGGTCGACATCCTCGTCAACAACACCGGCGGCCCGCCGCCGAGCCTCGCCGCCGGTGTACCGCCCGAAACCTGGACGGCACAGTTCCAGGCGATGGTACTCTCCGTCATCGCGCTCACCGACAAGGTGTTGCCGGGCATGCGCGAGCGCGGCTTCGGGCGGATCGTCACCTCGACTTCCTCAGGCGTGATCGCGCCGATCCCGAGCCTCGCCATCTCGAACGCCTTGCGCCTGTCGCTGGTCGGATGGTCAAAGACCTTGGCGCGCGAGGTCGCCGCGTCCGGCATCACCTGCAACATCATCCTGCCGGGGCGGATCGCCACCGACCGCATCCTCTTTCTCGACGAGCAGAAGGCCAAGCGCGAAGGCCGCCAGCTCGCCGACATCGTCGCCGAGAGCACGGGCTCGATCCCGCTCGGCCGCTACGGCACGCCCGAGGAATACGCCGACGTCGTCGCCTTCCTCGCCAGCGCCCGCGCCGCCTACATCACCGGCTCGGTCGTCCGGGTCGATGGCGGCTACCTCCAGAGCATCTGA
- a CDS encoding RraA family protein — MTELPQRDATWREDICRRFLAVDTSNVADVLDTLGLPDQGLAPQFAPYPATTGRLAGFAYTIRGQMTPFPLGGDAEKMKACQGVSPGEVTVWSGDGEGICYFGELIAIGMKEKGCVGALVDGGIRDIRWIGEQAFPVYARYRTPVQSIGRWKVNASQVPVLMRGATSRYVEIKPGDFILADEDGAIVIPAERIEEVLVEAERLTAVEVNIRQELSRGLSLADALAKYGHV, encoded by the coding sequence ATGACCGAACTGCCCCAGCGCGACGCCACCTGGCGCGAGGACATCTGCCGCCGCTTCCTCGCGGTCGACACCTCGAATGTCGCCGACGTGCTCGATACGCTTGGCCTGCCCGACCAGGGGCTGGCGCCGCAATTCGCGCCTTACCCAGCGACGACCGGCCGGCTCGCCGGCTTCGCCTACACGATCCGCGGCCAGATGACGCCGTTTCCGCTTGGCGGCGACGCCGAGAAGATGAAGGCCTGCCAGGGCGTCTCGCCCGGTGAGGTCACGGTCTGGAGCGGCGACGGCGAAGGCATCTGCTATTTCGGCGAGCTGATCGCGATCGGCATGAAGGAGAAGGGCTGCGTCGGCGCGCTCGTCGATGGCGGCATCCGCGACATCCGCTGGATCGGCGAGCAGGCCTTCCCGGTCTATGCGCGCTATCGCACGCCGGTGCAGTCAATCGGTCGCTGGAAGGTCAATGCCAGCCAGGTGCCCGTGCTGATGCGCGGCGCGACCAGCCGCTATGTCGAGATCAAGCCCGGCGACTTCATCCTTGCCGACGAGGACGGCGCCATCGTCATCCCGGCCGAGCGGATCGAGGAGGTGCTGGTAGAGGCCGAGCGGCTGACCGCCGTCGAGGTCAATATCCGGCAGGAGCTCTCGCGCGGGCTCTCGCTCGCCGACGCCCTGGCGAAGTACGGCCACGTCTGA